Proteins from one Geomonas agri genomic window:
- the cmoA gene encoding carboxy-S-adenosyl-L-methionine synthase CmoA gives MTKTKDAIYAAPLQEMIDFKFDERVVAVFPDMIQRSVPGYGMIISNIGILAGKYAQAGSHCYDLGCSLGAATLSMRQRISQPDCDIIAVDNSPAMIERGRELLARDTGSTVPVTMTCADLQDVTIENASVVVLNFTLQFIPPTQRLALIERIHAGLNPGGILILSEKIAFSEPERQHFHVELHHDFKRANGYSDLEISQKRSALENVMIPETLACHHERLRAAGFSSSELWFQCFNFASMVAMK, from the coding sequence GTGACAAAGACGAAGGATGCTATCTACGCTGCGCCGCTGCAGGAAATGATCGACTTCAAGTTTGACGAACGGGTGGTGGCGGTCTTTCCCGACATGATCCAACGCTCCGTGCCGGGCTACGGCATGATCATCTCCAACATCGGCATCCTCGCCGGCAAATACGCACAGGCGGGAAGCCACTGCTATGATCTCGGCTGCTCGCTCGGGGCGGCCACCCTCTCCATGCGCCAGCGCATCAGCCAGCCGGATTGCGATATCATCGCCGTCGACAATTCCCCCGCCATGATCGAGCGCGGGCGTGAACTCCTCGCCCGCGACACCGGGTCGACAGTCCCGGTGACCATGACCTGTGCCGACCTCCAGGACGTCACCATCGAGAACGCGTCGGTGGTTGTCCTCAACTTCACCCTGCAGTTCATCCCCCCGACGCAGCGCCTGGCGCTGATTGAGCGCATCCACGCGGGACTCAACCCCGGCGGCATCCTGATCCTTTCAGAAAAAATCGCTTTCAGTGAACCGGAACGGCAGCATTTCCATGTGGAACTGCATCACGACTTCAAGCGGGCCAACGGCTACAGCGATCTCGAGATCAGCCAGAAGCGGTCGGCGCTGGAGAACGTGATGATCCCGGAAACTCTCGCCTGTCACCATGAGCGGCTGCGGGCCGCGGGCTTTTCCTCCTCCGAGCTCTGGTTCCAGTGTTTCAACTTCGCTTCAATGGTCGCCATGAAATGA
- the cmoB gene encoding tRNA 5-methoxyuridine(34)/uridine 5-oxyacetic acid(34) synthase CmoB, translating to MNYDTLYSRLAAMGQERWAEQLQASLPERLLLESHGKLAGWQSALQSLPEIMPSRIELKDNVTIGCSADLVAIDSAEVIATLQAFHPWRKGPYHFFGIDIDTEWRSDWKWDRVVPHIEPLEGRNVLDVGCGNGYHGWRMRGAGADFVLGIEPFLLSVQQFQVMQRYLRDPQHQVIPIGIEDVPPDLACFDTVFSMGVLYHRRSPLDHLYELKGCLRPGGELVLETLIVEGDTQTVFMPPGRYAKMRNVWFLPSIGAMTLWLQRCGFTQIACVDTNRTSREEQRSTQWMQFESLADFLDPADAEKTIEGHPAPLRAIFTAKRP from the coding sequence ATGAACTACGACACCCTCTACTCCCGACTCGCCGCCATGGGGCAGGAGCGCTGGGCGGAGCAACTGCAAGCGTCCCTGCCGGAGAGACTGCTCCTGGAAAGCCACGGCAAGCTGGCAGGGTGGCAAAGCGCCCTGCAGTCGCTGCCGGAGATAATGCCCTCCCGGATCGAGCTGAAAGACAATGTCACCATCGGCTGCAGCGCCGACCTCGTCGCAATTGACTCCGCAGAGGTCATCGCCACACTGCAGGCTTTTCATCCCTGGAGGAAAGGGCCCTACCACTTCTTCGGCATCGACATCGATACCGAATGGCGCTCGGATTGGAAGTGGGACCGCGTTGTGCCCCACATCGAGCCCCTCGAGGGGCGTAACGTGCTCGACGTCGGCTGCGGCAACGGCTATCACGGCTGGCGCATGCGCGGCGCCGGTGCTGACTTCGTACTCGGCATCGAGCCGTTCCTGCTTTCGGTGCAGCAGTTCCAGGTGATGCAGCGTTACCTGCGCGATCCGCAGCACCAAGTCATTCCCATCGGCATCGAGGACGTCCCCCCCGATCTCGCCTGTTTCGACACCGTCTTTTCCATGGGGGTCCTTTATCATCGTCGATCTCCCCTGGACCATCTTTACGAACTCAAGGGGTGTCTGCGCCCGGGGGGAGAATTGGTGCTGGAGACGCTGATCGTGGAAGGGGACACGCAGACCGTGTTCATGCCGCCAGGACGTTATGCCAAGATGCGCAATGTCTGGTTCCTCCCCTCCATCGGGGCGATGACCTTGTGGCTGCAGCGCTGTGGCTTCACGCAAATCGCCTGCGTCGATACCAACCGCACCAGCCGTGAGGAGCAACGTTCGACGCAGTGGATGCAGTTCGAGTCGCTGGCGGATTTTCTCGATCCTGCTGATGCGGAAAAGACGATCGAGGGACACCCGGCGCCGCTACGGGCAATTTTTACTGCGAAGAGGCCCTAA
- a CDS encoding GMP reductase → MFLESDVKLGFSDVLIRPKRSNLKSRAQVDLQRHFRFLHSKYDWSGIPVIAANMDTTGTFEVADRLAEHGMLTALHKHYTIADWDAWLTDHNHGDDIYNRIMVSTGTSDSDYEKFSTIIANHPKLQFICIDVANGYAESFVEFVQKVRDGYPDKTIVAGNVVTGEMVEELLLSGADIVKVGIGPGSVCTTRVKAGVGYPQLSAVIECADAAHGLGGRIVSDGGCTCPGDVAKAFGGGADFVMLGGMLAGHDESGGQIVERGGRQFKLFYGMSSATAMDKHSGGVAHYRASEGKTVEVPYRGPIDETVRDILGGVRSACTYVGASALKELTKRTTFIRVGEQENKIFG, encoded by the coding sequence ATGTTCCTGGAAAGCGATGTGAAGCTTGGCTTCAGCGACGTGCTTATCAGACCCAAGAGATCCAATCTGAAGAGCAGGGCCCAGGTCGACCTGCAGCGGCACTTCCGGTTCCTGCACAGCAAGTACGATTGGAGCGGCATCCCGGTGATCGCGGCCAACATGGACACCACCGGTACCTTTGAGGTAGCCGACCGTCTCGCGGAGCACGGGATGCTGACCGCGCTGCACAAGCACTACACGATCGCCGATTGGGACGCCTGGCTCACCGACCACAACCACGGCGACGACATCTACAACCGCATCATGGTCAGCACCGGCACCTCGGACAGCGATTACGAGAAGTTCTCCACCATCATCGCCAACCATCCGAAGCTGCAGTTCATCTGCATCGACGTCGCCAACGGCTACGCCGAGAGCTTCGTCGAGTTTGTGCAGAAGGTGCGGGACGGGTACCCCGACAAGACCATCGTGGCGGGCAACGTGGTCACCGGCGAGATGGTCGAGGAGTTGCTGCTGTCCGGCGCTGACATCGTCAAAGTCGGCATCGGTCCCGGCTCGGTCTGCACCACCCGCGTCAAGGCCGGGGTAGGTTACCCGCAGTTATCCGCAGTTATCGAGTGTGCGGATGCGGCGCACGGCTTGGGAGGGAGAATTGTTTCCGACGGCGGCTGCACCTGCCCCGGGGATGTCGCCAAGGCCTTCGGCGGTGGCGCCGACTTCGTCATGCTGGGGGGAATGCTGGCGGGCCACGACGAGAGCGGCGGCCAGATCGTGGAGCGCGGCGGGAGGCAGTTCAAGCTGTTTTACGGCATGAGCTCCGCCACAGCCATGGACAAGCATTCCGGCGGGGTGGCGCATTATCGCGCCTCGGAAGGGAAGACGGTGGAAGTACCCTATCGCGGCCCCATCGACGAGACGGTGCGCGACATCCTGGGCGGGGTGCGTTCAGCCTGCACCTACGTGGGAGCCTCGGCGCTCAAGGAGTTGACCAAGCGCACCACCTTCATCCGCGTGGGGGAACAGGAAAACAAGATTTTCGGGTAA
- a CDS encoding helix-turn-helix domain-containing protein, with product MPRQGRLGGFPLQPAAAVGRHIAYQVYQRLENPRKANPTIKTLEKIAKVFGRRVDLGLV from the coding sequence GTGCCGCGCCAAGGCCGACTCGGAGGATTTCCTCTGCAACCCGCGGCCGCTGTAGGGCGCCACATCGCCTACCAGGTCTACCAGCGCCTGGAAAATCCCCGTAAGGCAAACCCCACCATCAAGACGCTCGAGAAGATCGCCAAAGTCTTTGGCAGACGTGTCGACCTCGGGCTCGTCTGA
- a CDS encoding M28 family peptidase — MNYKTAIVWVAACVVLALFLFGTVGGSMMRMPGKTYKGPLPPLTPEQKLLSDRLREHVLVLAGQIGERNLANYHGLQDAAQYVGDRLREYGLKVNEQSILIEGRAVANLEGVLQGTRAPDEIVVIGAHYDSAPGTPGANDNATGVAALLELARTFSTVRPERTVRFVAFTNEEPPHFQGGTMGSMIYARRCRERGEKIVAMLSLETMGCYSDQRGSQQYPAPLGHFYPDTGNFIAFVGNVKSRDLVRRAIGTFRQSARFPSEGVAAPETLPGIGWSDQWSFWQVGYPGIMITDTAPFRYPHYHQPSDTPDKVDYDRLSRVVAGLDQVVAVLIRK; from the coding sequence ATGAACTACAAGACCGCAATAGTGTGGGTAGCGGCCTGCGTCGTGCTGGCACTTTTCCTCTTTGGTACCGTGGGTGGTTCAATGATGAGGATGCCTGGCAAAACCTACAAGGGACCGCTCCCCCCTCTCACCCCCGAGCAGAAGCTACTCAGCGATCGATTGCGCGAGCATGTCCTGGTGCTGGCAGGTCAGATCGGGGAGAGGAACCTCGCCAATTACCACGGGCTGCAGGACGCGGCGCAATACGTCGGCGACCGGCTCCGGGAGTATGGACTCAAGGTCAATGAGCAGAGCATCTTGATAGAGGGGAGAGCAGTGGCGAACCTGGAAGGGGTACTGCAGGGAACTCGGGCTCCCGACGAGATCGTGGTCATCGGCGCCCACTACGATTCCGCCCCCGGCACGCCCGGCGCTAACGACAACGCCACTGGGGTGGCGGCCCTGCTGGAACTGGCGCGAACCTTCTCCACCGTGCGGCCGGAGCGAACCGTGCGCTTTGTCGCTTTCACCAACGAGGAGCCGCCGCACTTCCAGGGGGGCACCATGGGGAGCATGATTTACGCCCGCCGTTGCCGGGAGCGGGGCGAGAAGATTGTGGCCATGCTGTCCTTGGAGACCATGGGGTGCTATTCCGACCAGCGCGGGAGCCAGCAGTACCCGGCCCCGCTGGGGCACTTCTACCCCGATACCGGTAACTTCATCGCCTTCGTGGGCAACGTCAAGTCACGAGACCTCGTACGTCGGGCCATCGGGACCTTCCGGCAGAGCGCCCGCTTTCCGTCCGAGGGAGTGGCCGCGCCGGAGACGCTCCCCGGCATCGGCTGGTCCGACCAGTGGTCGTTCTGGCAGGTCGGCTACCCCGGCATCATGATCACCGACACCGCACCCTTCCGCTATCCCCATTATCACCAGCCCTCCGATACCCCAGACAAGGTCGACTACGACAGACTAAGCCGCGTGGTGGCAGGCCTCGACCAGGTGGTGGCAGTACTCATTCGGAAATAG
- a CDS encoding response regulator, protein MALKDVRILIVDDEKFYRDSLRDILGRIGFTVVAEASDGIEAVRMFLTHRPHIVIMDVYMPVKNGIDATREMIALNKNANVLTSSASDCPSDTNAVLKVGAKAILKKPFEPREIYDTIKHVLGGS, encoded by the coding sequence ATGGCCCTGAAGGACGTGCGGATACTGATAGTTGACGACGAAAAGTTCTATCGCGACTCGTTGCGCGACATACTGGGCAGGATCGGTTTCACCGTGGTCGCCGAAGCGTCAGACGGGATCGAGGCAGTACGGATGTTCCTCACGCATCGTCCCCATATCGTGATCATGGACGTCTACATGCCGGTCAAAAACGGCATCGACGCTACCAGGGAAATGATCGCGCTCAACAAGAACGCCAACGTGCTGACCAGCAGCGCCTCAGATTGTCCGAGCGACACCAACGCCGTGCTGAAAGTGGGGGCCAAGGCGATACTCAAGAAGCCCTTTGAGCCCAGGGAGATCTACGACACCATCAAGCACGTCCTTGGCGGCAGCTGA
- a CDS encoding MalY/PatB family protein, whose protein sequence is MTQKKFDFDEIIDRRGTASEKWDKYRDRDIIPLWVADMDFKSPPAIIKALHERVEHGVFGYTAPPQGLVQAVINSLQEEYDWQVHKEWIVWLPGLVTGLNVSCRAVGEVGDDVITFTPVYPPFMSAPPLSGRNAINVPLVCQAGRWGLDMEALEAAVTPRTRQLLLCSPHNPVGRVWTREELAALDDFAARHDLVICSDDIHAGLVVEPGMRHIPIATLSPETSRRTITLMAPSKTYNVPGLGCSFAVISDDALRRAFKKAMGRIVPHVNLLGYTAAEAAYRDGEEWRQELLEYLRGNRDLVEQEMTALGLPVARVEATYLSWIDLRHTGIEDPVVFFEEAGVGLSGGSDFGLAGYVRLNFGCRRELLREALRRMKAAMETIKGR, encoded by the coding sequence ATGACGCAGAAGAAGTTCGATTTCGACGAGATCATCGACCGGCGCGGCACCGCGAGCGAGAAGTGGGACAAGTACCGCGACCGCGACATCATCCCCCTTTGGGTGGCGGACATGGATTTCAAGTCGCCCCCTGCCATCATAAAGGCGCTGCACGAGCGGGTGGAGCACGGCGTCTTCGGCTACACGGCGCCGCCGCAGGGACTGGTACAGGCGGTGATCAATTCGTTGCAGGAGGAGTACGACTGGCAGGTGCACAAGGAGTGGATTGTCTGGCTGCCGGGTCTCGTTACCGGGCTCAACGTGAGCTGCCGCGCGGTGGGGGAGGTCGGTGACGACGTCATTACCTTCACGCCGGTCTATCCCCCCTTCATGTCCGCCCCTCCTCTATCCGGCCGCAACGCTATCAACGTCCCCCTGGTCTGCCAGGCGGGTCGCTGGGGCCTTGATATGGAGGCATTGGAGGCAGCAGTCACTCCAAGGACGAGGCAGCTCCTTTTGTGCAGCCCGCACAACCCGGTAGGGCGGGTCTGGACCCGCGAGGAACTGGCAGCATTGGACGATTTCGCGGCGCGCCATGATCTCGTCATCTGCAGCGACGACATCCATGCTGGGTTGGTAGTGGAGCCGGGCATGCGGCACATCCCGATCGCGACCCTCTCCCCGGAAACCAGCCGGCGCACCATCACCTTGATGGCGCCGAGCAAAACCTACAACGTTCCCGGGTTGGGCTGCTCCTTCGCCGTCATCTCCGACGACGCGCTGCGCCGCGCTTTCAAAAAGGCGATGGGGCGGATCGTGCCGCACGTGAACCTGTTGGGCTACACTGCAGCCGAGGCGGCCTATCGTGACGGGGAGGAGTGGCGCCAGGAGCTGCTGGAATACCTGCGCGGCAACCGGGACCTTGTGGAACAAGAGATGACTGCGCTCGGGCTTCCCGTGGCCAGGGTGGAGGCGACGTATCTTTCCTGGATCGATCTGCGCCACACCGGCATCGAGGATCCGGTGGTGTTCTTCGAGGAGGCTGGCGTCGGCCTTTCCGGCGGGAGCGACTTCGGCCTTGCCGGTTACGTGAGGCTCAACTTTGGCTGCCGCCGCGAACTGCTGCGGGAGGCGCTCAGGCGGATGAAGGCGGCGATGGAAACAATCAAAGGAAGGTGA
- the ovoA gene encoding 5-histidylcysteine sulfoxide synthase — MDLRKTHSIVLNEGDPEQKRAEIQQYFEATFTIDELLYDTLKDDGAFYLRADRLRHPLIFYFGHTASFFVNKLVIARVIEKRIDPRLEAMFAVGVDEMSWDDLDETHYDWPTRAEVKAYRDQVRELVSGLIKTLPLTLPITWDSPFWAIIMGIEHERIHLETSSVLIRQLPIDRVRRHEFWEICRDSGAAPENELVPVPGGQVVLGKEEGHPLYGWDNEYGHHEAQLQQFSAARYLVSNREYLSFVEAGGYREERWWTEEGWHWRTFKQAEHPLFWVQRPHGWGLRTMVEVIDLPWNWPVEVNYLEAKAFCNWLADKTGKRIRLPSEDEWYRIYDLAGVRDPQEWRDAPGNINLAYWASSCPVDRFRFGQLFDVVGNVWQWTETPIYAFHGFRIHPWYDDFSTPTFDTRHNLIKGGSWISTGNEATRESRYAFRRHFFQHAGFRYVESDNPVQLNEDPYETDALTAQYCDAHYGPEHFGVPNFAKACADVCLEVTSGRARGHALDLGCAVGRASFELARGFDRVTGIDFSSRFFRLAARMQEEGYLRYALPEEGDIVSFHELSLEELGLAPLRDRVQFYQGDACNLPDKFSGYDLVLAANILDRLYSPRRFLAAIRGRINPGGLLVLVSPYTWLEEYTKKEEWLGGYREAGEPVWTLDALKAELAPHFRMLGEPRDVPFVIRETRRKFQHGISELTVWELK, encoded by the coding sequence ATGGACCTGAGAAAGACACACAGCATCGTACTGAATGAAGGGGATCCTGAACAGAAGCGCGCTGAGATACAGCAGTACTTCGAGGCGACATTTACCATAGATGAGCTGCTCTATGATACCCTGAAGGACGACGGGGCCTTCTACCTGAGAGCGGACCGGCTGCGCCACCCGCTCATTTTCTACTTCGGACACACGGCATCGTTCTTCGTTAACAAGCTGGTGATCGCCCGGGTCATCGAGAAGCGCATCGATCCGCGCCTGGAGGCCATGTTTGCCGTCGGCGTGGACGAGATGTCCTGGGACGACCTGGACGAGACCCATTATGACTGGCCGACGCGGGCCGAGGTGAAGGCGTATCGCGACCAGGTGCGCGAGCTGGTCAGCGGGCTGATCAAGACCCTGCCGCTCACCCTCCCCATTACCTGGGACAGCCCATTCTGGGCGATCATCATGGGGATCGAGCACGAGCGGATCCACCTGGAAACCTCCTCCGTGCTGATCCGGCAGCTTCCCATCGACCGGGTGCGCCGCCACGAGTTCTGGGAGATCTGCCGCGATTCCGGAGCGGCCCCGGAAAACGAACTGGTTCCCGTTCCCGGCGGGCAGGTGGTGCTGGGCAAGGAAGAAGGGCATCCACTCTACGGGTGGGACAACGAGTACGGGCACCACGAAGCGCAGTTGCAGCAGTTTTCAGCGGCGAGGTACCTGGTTTCCAACCGCGAATACCTCTCCTTCGTGGAAGCCGGAGGCTACCGGGAGGAGCGCTGGTGGACGGAAGAGGGGTGGCACTGGCGTACCTTCAAACAGGCGGAGCACCCGCTGTTCTGGGTGCAGCGCCCGCACGGCTGGGGACTGCGCACCATGGTCGAGGTGATCGATCTCCCGTGGAACTGGCCGGTGGAGGTGAATTACCTCGAGGCGAAGGCTTTCTGCAACTGGCTCGCCGACAAGACCGGGAAGCGGATCCGCCTTCCCAGCGAGGACGAGTGGTATCGGATCTACGACCTGGCGGGTGTGCGCGACCCGCAGGAGTGGCGCGATGCTCCGGGCAACATCAACTTGGCCTACTGGGCCTCGTCCTGCCCGGTGGACCGCTTCCGCTTCGGACAGCTCTTCGACGTGGTGGGCAACGTCTGGCAGTGGACCGAGACGCCTATCTATGCCTTCCACGGTTTCCGTATCCATCCCTGGTACGACGACTTCTCGACGCCGACCTTTGATACGCGCCACAACCTGATCAAGGGAGGATCCTGGATCTCCACCGGCAACGAGGCGACCCGCGAGTCGCGCTACGCCTTCCGGCGCCACTTCTTCCAGCACGCCGGCTTTCGTTACGTGGAAAGCGACAACCCGGTGCAACTGAACGAGGATCCCTACGAAACCGATGCGCTGACCGCGCAATACTGCGACGCCCACTACGGTCCCGAGCACTTCGGGGTTCCCAATTTCGCCAAGGCTTGCGCCGACGTTTGTTTGGAGGTAACATCCGGGCGCGCCAGGGGGCATGCCCTCGACCTCGGTTGCGCCGTGGGGCGTGCCAGCTTCGAACTGGCCAGGGGCTTCGACAGGGTGACGGGAATCGACTTCTCCAGCAGGTTCTTCCGTCTGGCGGCGCGGATGCAGGAGGAAGGGTACCTGCGCTACGCACTCCCGGAAGAGGGTGACATCGTTTCCTTCCATGAGCTGAGCCTGGAGGAGTTGGGGCTTGCCCCCCTGCGGGACCGGGTGCAGTTCTACCAGGGGGACGCCTGCAACCTACCCGACAAGTTCTCCGGCTACGACTTAGTGCTCGCCGCCAACATTCTGGACCGGCTCTACTCGCCGCGCCGCTTCCTGGCGGCCATCCGCGGCAGGATCAACCCCGGCGGGCTCCTGGTGCTGGTTTCCCCGTACACCTGGCTCGAGGAGTACACCAAGAAAGAGGAGTGGCTGGGTGGCTACCGGGAGGCGGGCGAGCCGGTGTGGACCCTGGATGCACTCAAGGCGGAGCTGGCACCTCATTTCCGGATGCTGGGCGAGCCGCGCGATGTTCCCTTCGTGATACGGGAGACGCGCCGCAAGTTCCAGCACGGTATTTCCGAACTGACCGTATGGGAGCTTAAATGA